One window of the Pristiophorus japonicus isolate sPriJap1 chromosome 23, sPriJap1.hap1, whole genome shotgun sequence genome contains the following:
- the LOC139235305 gene encoding zinc finger protein 3-like — protein sequence MCGKGFTRSSDLLIHQRVHTGERPFICSDCGKGFSVSSRLLTHQRVHTGERPFTCSECGKRFTQSSSLLTHQRVHTGERPFTCSECGKRFTHSSSLVIHQRVHTGERPFTCSECGKGFTVSSDLLTHQRVHTGERPFTCSECGKRFTQSFRLLTHQRVHTGERPFTCSECGKGFTVSSSLLRHQRVHTGERAFSCSECGKRFIRSSHLLRHQRVHK from the coding sequence atgtgtgggaagggattcactcggtcatccgacctgctgatacaccagcgagttcacactggggagaggccattcatctgctctgattgtgggaagggattcagtgtgtcatcccgcctgctgacacaccagcgggttcacaccggcgagaggccgttcacctgctcagagtgtgggaagcgattcactcagtcatccagcctgctgacacaccaacgagttcacactggggagaggccattcacctgctcagagtgtgggaagcgattcactcattcatccagcctggtgatacaccagcgagttcacactggggagaggccgttcacctgctctgagtgtgggaagggattcactgtgtcatccgacctgctgacacaccagcgagttcacactggggagaggccgttcacctgctcggagtgtgggaagcgattcactcagtcattccgcctgctgacacaccagcgagttcacactggggagaggccgttcacctgctctgagtgtgggaagggattcactgtgtcatccagcctgctgagacaccagcgagttcacactggggagagggcgttctcctgctctgagtgtgggaagcgattcattcggtcatcccacctgctgagacaccagcgagttcacaagtga